In one window of Streptomyces roseofulvus DNA:
- a CDS encoding DUF3558 domain-containing protein, giving the protein MQRKRFSPGRAPATLLGLGAGLAVTLGALTGCSAADPAEDVALDAKAGAAAAPVAPPGRYRTLFEPCGAVPPATLRELLPGTAALTDAERAKILRGTTAVTYDTDRRVGCSWNADTEDGGAHRLVLDVERVVSYDPTVSDAARAQEVYTRKQLAAGIAVPTTPTPGPTTATPTTAAPPATASTAVSTSATTSPTGPATTPAGSPSSGATPPVEGAPSAPATTGLESRTLGGLGDTAFVDDTLGKAGGNGHQRVVSVVFRTSNVIVTVEYRQRTTGVAAAPDSKELQDRAQNLARLLADRLEE; this is encoded by the coding sequence GTGCAGCGAAAGAGGTTCTCACCCGGCCGCGCCCCCGCCACCCTCCTCGGCCTCGGCGCCGGTCTCGCCGTCACGCTCGGCGCGCTGACCGGCTGCTCGGCCGCCGACCCCGCCGAGGACGTCGCCCTCGACGCGAAGGCCGGCGCCGCCGCCGCGCCCGTCGCCCCGCCCGGCCGCTACCGCACCCTCTTCGAGCCGTGCGGCGCCGTCCCCCCGGCCACCCTGCGCGAGCTGCTGCCCGGGACCGCGGCCCTGACCGACGCCGAACGCGCCAAGATCCTCCGCGGCACCACCGCCGTCACGTACGACACGGACCGGCGCGTCGGCTGCTCCTGGAACGCGGACACCGAGGACGGCGGCGCCCACCGGCTGGTGCTGGACGTCGAGCGGGTGGTCTCGTACGACCCGACGGTGAGCGACGCCGCCCGGGCCCAGGAGGTCTACACCCGCAAGCAGCTCGCCGCCGGGATCGCCGTACCGACGACCCCCACGCCGGGCCCCACCACCGCCACGCCCACCACCGCCGCTCCGCCGGCGACCGCGTCCACGGCCGTGTCCACGAGCGCGACCACGTCGCCGACCGGCCCCGCCACCACCCCCGCGGGCTCCCCGTCCTCCGGCGCCACGCCCCCCGTCGAGGGCGCCCCCTCCGCGCCGGCGACGACCGGCCTGGAGTCCCGGACGCTGGGCGGACTCGGCGACACCGCGTTCGTGGACGACACCCTCGGGAAGGCCGGCGGGAACGGCCACCAGCGGGTCGTGAGCGTGGTCTTCCGCACATCGAACGTGATCGTGACCGTCGAGTACCGGCAGCGCACGACCGGGGTGGCCGCGGCCCCGGACAGCAAGGAACTGCAGGACAGGGCCCAGAACCTGGCCCGGCTGCTGGCCGACCGGCTGGAGGAGTAG
- a CDS encoding DUF3558 domain-containing protein has product MQRSAPRLTRILAAAAVPVMLVVAGCSSDSGSGSGSGDTGAAQGKATATASATPSPTPTVEPAKFAKLPPACKAIAAKTTASLVPKAKNEKGTAAASTDLSHRGGCSWNGLEDKGVKGSQYRWLDVSFYRYDSEVSLGSGQARAQENFAKELGKIQATTGAKKMSTTSTTGVGDEAKTVTYTVKKTGEDFVYASVVARTGNVLVLLSYNGAGYAGAPTPDAKKIVAGATKAAKEAVAAVATANK; this is encoded by the coding sequence ATGCAGCGATCAGCTCCGCGACTCACCCGCATTCTCGCCGCCGCAGCCGTCCCGGTGATGCTCGTCGTCGCCGGCTGCTCCTCGGACTCGGGAAGCGGCAGCGGGTCCGGTGACACCGGCGCGGCACAGGGCAAGGCGACCGCGACCGCGTCGGCGACCCCCTCCCCGACGCCGACGGTCGAGCCGGCGAAGTTCGCGAAGCTGCCGCCGGCCTGCAAGGCGATCGCCGCGAAGACGACGGCCTCGCTGGTGCCGAAGGCGAAGAACGAGAAGGGCACGGCGGCGGCCTCCACCGACCTGTCGCACCGCGGCGGCTGCTCCTGGAACGGCCTGGAGGACAAGGGCGTCAAGGGCTCGCAGTACCGCTGGCTCGACGTGTCCTTCTACCGCTACGACTCCGAGGTGTCGCTGGGCAGCGGCCAGGCCCGGGCGCAGGAGAACTTCGCCAAGGAGCTCGGCAAGATCCAGGCCACCACCGGCGCGAAGAAGATGAGCACCACCTCGACGACCGGCGTCGGCGACGAGGCGAAGACGGTGACGTACACCGTGAAGAAGACCGGCGAGGACTTCGTGTACGCCTCGGTCGTGGCGCGTACGGGCAACGTCCTGGTGCTGCTGTCGTACAACGGCGCCGGGTACGCGGGCGCGCCGACGCCGGACGCGAAGAAGATCGTCGCGGGCGCGACGAAGGCGGCGAAGGAAGCGGTCGCCGCGGTCGCCACGGCCAACAAGTAG
- a CDS encoding DUF2637 domain-containing protein, translating to MAAMELTRTHRILIGLVIGGAVIIAGIGFAGSYAAVRELAVHKGFGTFSYFFPIGIDAGICVLLALDLLLTWLRIPFPLLRQTAWILTAATIAFNGAAAWPDPLGVGMHAVIPVLFVVAVEAARHAVGRIADITADKHMEGVRLTRWLLSPVPTFRLWRRMKLWELRSYDQVIKLEQERLIYQARLQARFGRGWRRKAPVEALMPLRLARYGVPLAETAPAGLAAAGIDPVLLPPHPTQVANPQQPVAMVPAPAQALQELPAAQTVVDQLPQPAHQPQQVQQVQQVQQVQQVQQQAQQAPQPQEVQEPQEAPQPNHESPWFDTPQVTPEGYGGTYTAQTAESVPDGLPEGIPEGFLDKVPPSEPETQGPELFGELQHPDPRQEPDPQTDELRETAYKVMYGFVQEYGRFPTPYELDQLVAVAAYDVQQLPAQQSDLLQRVTPEVQQLVQQDMAAYDPS from the coding sequence GTGGCCGCGATGGAGCTGACACGCACACACCGCATACTCATCGGGCTCGTCATCGGCGGCGCGGTGATCATCGCGGGGATCGGTTTCGCGGGCTCGTACGCGGCCGTGCGCGAGCTTGCCGTGCACAAGGGCTTCGGTACGTTCTCGTACTTCTTCCCGATCGGCATCGACGCGGGCATCTGTGTGCTGCTCGCACTGGACCTGCTGCTGACGTGGCTGCGGATCCCGTTCCCGCTGCTCCGGCAGACGGCGTGGATCCTGACGGCGGCGACGATCGCGTTCAACGGCGCGGCGGCGTGGCCCGACCCGCTGGGCGTGGGCATGCACGCGGTCATCCCGGTGCTCTTCGTGGTGGCCGTCGAGGCCGCGCGGCACGCGGTCGGCCGGATCGCGGACATCACCGCCGACAAGCACATGGAGGGCGTGCGGCTGACCCGCTGGCTGCTGTCGCCGGTGCCGACCTTCCGGCTGTGGCGGCGGATGAAGCTGTGGGAGCTGCGCTCGTACGACCAGGTGATCAAGCTGGAGCAGGAGCGGCTGATCTACCAGGCCCGGCTCCAGGCCCGGTTCGGGCGGGGCTGGCGCCGCAAGGCGCCGGTGGAGGCGCTGATGCCGCTGCGGCTCGCCCGGTACGGCGTCCCGCTCGCGGAGACCGCCCCGGCGGGCCTGGCGGCGGCGGGCATCGACCCGGTCCTGCTCCCTCCGCACCCGACCCAGGTCGCGAACCCGCAGCAGCCGGTGGCCATGGTCCCGGCGCCGGCCCAGGCCCTCCAGGAGCTCCCGGCGGCCCAGACCGTCGTGGACCAGCTGCCGCAGCCCGCTCACCAGCCCCAGCAGGTCCAGCAGGTCCAGCAGGTCCAGCAGGTCCAGCAGGTCCAGCAGCAGGCTCAGCAGGCTCCGCAGCCGCAGGAGGTTCAGGAGCCGCAGGAGGCGCCGCAGCCGAACCACGAAAGCCCGTGGTTCGACACCCCGCAGGTCACCCCGGAGGGGTACGGGGGCACGTACACCGCGCAGACGGCGGAGTCGGTCCCGGACGGCCTCCCCGAGGGCATCCCTGAGGGCTTTCTCGACAAGGTCCCCCCGTCGGAGCCCGAGACGCAGGGGCCCGAGCTGTTCGGGGAGCTTCAGCATCCCGACCCGCGGCAGGAGCCCGATCCGCAGACGGACGAGCTCCGGGAGACCGCGTACAAGGTGATGTACGGCTTCGTGCAGGAGTACGGGCGCTTCCCGACGCCGTACGAGCTGGACCAGCTGGTGGCGGTCGCCGCGTACGACGTCCAGCAGCTTCCCGCCCAGCAGTCCGACCTGCTCCAGCGGGTGACCCCCGAGGTCCAGCAGCTCGTCCAGCAGGACATGGCGGCGTACGACCCGTCCTGA
- the lysS gene encoding lysine--tRNA ligase has protein sequence MAQSSTETDWVSRFADEVITESERRAPGKPVVVASGLSPSGPIHLGNLREVMTPHLVADEIRRRGYTVRHLISWDDYDRYRKVPNGIEGIDESWAEHIGKPLTSVPAPAGSPHPNWAEHFKAAMVEALAELGVEYDPISQTEQYTSGAYREQILHAMRRRGDIDAILDQYRTKKAPKKQSQKPVDEAELEAAEGSGAAAEDDGSGGGAGYFPYKPYCGQCEKDLTTVTAYDDDTTELSYTCASCGFAETVKLSEFNRGKLVWKVDWPMRWAYEGVIFEPSGVDHSSPGSSFQVGGQIVTLFDGVQPIGPMYAFVGISGMAKMSSSKGGVPTAADALEIMEPQLLRWLYARRKPNQSFKIAFDQEIQRLYDEWDKLEAKVADGTVLPADAAAHSRAARTAAGELPRTPRPLPYRTLASVADITAGHDEQTLRILKDLDPESPVTSLDEVRPRLDRAENWITTQVPADQRTIVREEPDTELLGSLDDEGRESLRLLLEGLDSHWSLDGLTTLVYGVPKVMAGLTPEAKPTPELKVAQRAFFALLYKLLVSRETGPRLPTLLLAVGADRVRKLLGA, from the coding sequence GTGGCTCAGAGCAGCACCGAGACCGACTGGGTCTCCCGTTTCGCGGACGAGGTCATCACCGAGTCGGAGCGACGTGCGCCTGGCAAACCGGTCGTCGTCGCCTCCGGCCTCTCCCCCTCCGGCCCGATCCACCTGGGCAACCTGCGCGAGGTCATGACCCCGCACCTGGTCGCCGACGAGATCCGCCGCCGCGGGTACACCGTCCGCCACCTCATCTCGTGGGACGACTACGACCGCTACCGCAAGGTGCCCAACGGCATCGAGGGCATCGACGAGTCCTGGGCCGAGCACATCGGCAAGCCCCTGACGTCCGTCCCCGCCCCCGCCGGCTCGCCCCACCCGAACTGGGCCGAGCACTTCAAGGCCGCCATGGTGGAGGCGCTGGCCGAGCTCGGCGTCGAGTACGACCCGATCAGCCAGACCGAGCAGTACACCTCCGGCGCCTACCGCGAGCAGATCCTGCACGCCATGCGCCGCCGCGGTGACATCGACGCCATCCTCGACCAGTACCGGACGAAGAAGGCCCCCAAGAAGCAGTCCCAGAAGCCGGTCGACGAGGCCGAGCTGGAGGCCGCCGAGGGCTCCGGCGCGGCCGCCGAGGACGACGGCTCGGGCGGCGGCGCCGGCTACTTCCCGTACAAGCCCTACTGCGGGCAGTGCGAGAAGGACCTCACCACGGTCACCGCCTACGACGACGACACCACCGAGCTCTCCTACACCTGCGCCTCCTGCGGCTTCGCCGAGACCGTCAAGCTCAGCGAGTTCAACCGCGGCAAGCTGGTGTGGAAGGTCGACTGGCCCATGCGCTGGGCCTACGAGGGCGTCATCTTCGAGCCCTCCGGCGTCGACCACTCGTCGCCCGGCTCCTCCTTCCAGGTCGGCGGTCAGATCGTCACCCTCTTCGACGGCGTCCAGCCCATCGGCCCCATGTACGCCTTCGTCGGCATCAGCGGCATGGCCAAGATGTCCTCCTCGAAGGGCGGCGTCCCCACGGCGGCCGACGCGCTGGAGATCATGGAGCCCCAGCTGCTCCGCTGGCTCTACGCCCGCCGCAAGCCCAACCAGTCGTTCAAGATCGCCTTCGACCAGGAGATCCAGCGGCTCTACGACGAGTGGGACAAGCTGGAGGCCAAGGTCGCCGACGGGACCGTGCTGCCCGCCGACGCCGCCGCCCACTCGCGGGCCGCCCGCACCGCGGCCGGCGAGCTGCCGCGCACCCCGCGCCCGCTCCCGTACCGCACCCTCGCCTCGGTCGCGGACATCACCGCCGGCCACGACGAGCAGACCCTCCGGATCCTCAAGGACCTGGACCCGGAGTCCCCGGTCACCTCGCTCGACGAGGTCCGGCCGCGCCTCGACCGCGCCGAGAACTGGATCACCACCCAGGTCCCGGCCGACCAGCGCACCATCGTCCGCGAGGAGCCCGACACCGAGCTCCTCGGCTCCCTGGACGACGAGGGCCGTGAGTCGCTCCGCCTCCTCCTGGAGGGCCTCGACAGCCACTGGTCCCTCGACGGCCTGACCACCCTGGTCTACGGCGTCCCGAAGGTCATGGCGGGTCTCACCCCCGAGGCCAAGCCCACCCCGGAGCTGAAGGTCGCCCAGCGCGCCTTCTTCGCCCTCCTCTACAAGCTCCTCGTGAGCCGCGAGACAGGCCCCCGCCTGCCCACCCTGCTCCTCGCCGTCGGCGCGGACCGGGTGCGCAAGCTGCTCGGCGCGTGA
- the argS gene encoding arginine--tRNA ligase: protein MASVPSLASTVQQRLAEGLSAALPEAGSADPLLRRSDRADFQANGILALAKQLKGNPRELATKVVESIPANDVLKEIEVSGPGFLNITVSDAAIVETLAARAADARLGVPLNEAAGTTVIDYAQPNVAKEMHVGHLRSAVIGAAMVEILEFTGETVVRRHHIGDWGTQFGMLIQYLIEHPHELDHKDEGAEVSGEEAMSNLNRLYKASRALFDADEEFKTRARARVVDLQAGDEETLALWQRFVDESKIYFYSVFEKLDMDIRDPDIVGESGYNDMLQETCRILEESGVAVRSEGALCVFFDDIKGPDGNPVPLIVQKSDGGFGYAATDLSAIRDRVQNLKATTLLYVVDARQSLHFKMVFETARRAGWLNDEVKAVQLAFGTVLGKDGKPFKTREGETVRLVDLLDEAIDRASAVVREKAQDLTEEEITERGAQVGIGAVKYADLSTSAARDYKFDLDQMVSLNGDTSVYLQYAYARIQSILRKAGDAKPAAHPELELAPSERALGLHVDGFGEVIAETAAEYAPHKLAAYLYQLASLYTTFYSECPVLKADTPEQVENRLFLCDLTARTLHQGMALLGIRTPERL, encoded by the coding sequence ATGGCCTCGGTCCCTTCCCTCGCTTCGACCGTGCAGCAGCGCCTCGCGGAAGGCCTCTCGGCAGCCCTGCCGGAGGCCGGTTCCGCCGACCCGCTGCTGCGACGAAGCGACCGGGCCGACTTCCAGGCCAACGGCATCCTGGCGCTGGCCAAGCAGCTCAAGGGCAATCCGCGTGAGCTGGCGACGAAGGTCGTCGAGTCGATCCCCGCGAACGACGTGCTGAAGGAGATCGAGGTCTCCGGCCCCGGCTTCCTCAACATCACCGTCTCGGACGCGGCGATCGTGGAGACCCTCGCGGCCCGCGCCGCCGACGCACGCCTCGGCGTGCCGCTGAACGAGGCGGCGGGCACGACGGTCATCGACTACGCGCAGCCGAACGTGGCCAAGGAGATGCACGTCGGCCACCTCCGTTCCGCGGTGATCGGCGCGGCGATGGTGGAGATCCTGGAGTTCACGGGCGAGACCGTGGTCCGCAGGCACCACATCGGCGACTGGGGCACCCAGTTCGGCATGCTCATCCAGTACCTGATCGAGCACCCGCACGAGCTGGACCACAAGGACGAGGGCGCGGAGGTCTCCGGCGAGGAGGCCATGTCGAACCTGAACCGGCTGTACAAGGCGTCCCGCGCGCTGTTCGACGCGGACGAGGAGTTCAAGACCCGGGCACGCGCCCGCGTGGTGGACCTCCAGGCCGGTGACGAGGAGACGCTCGCCCTGTGGCAGCGGTTCGTCGACGAGTCGAAGATCTACTTCTACTCGGTCTTCGAGAAGCTCGACATGGACATCCGGGACCCCGACATCGTCGGCGAGTCCGGGTACAACGACATGCTCCAGGAGACCTGCCGGATCCTCGAGGAGTCGGGCGTCGCCGTCCGCTCCGAGGGCGCGCTGTGCGTCTTCTTCGACGACATCAAGGGCCCGGACGGCAACCCGGTCCCGCTGATCGTCCAGAAGTCCGACGGCGGCTTCGGCTACGCGGCGACGGACCTGTCCGCCATCCGCGACCGGGTGCAGAACCTGAAGGCGACGACGCTGCTGTACGTGGTGGACGCCCGCCAGTCGCTGCACTTCAAGATGGTCTTCGAGACGGCCCGCCGCGCCGGCTGGCTGAACGACGAGGTGAAGGCCGTCCAGCTGGCCTTCGGCACGGTCCTCGGCAAGGACGGCAAGCCGTTCAAGACGCGTGAGGGCGAGACGGTCCGGCTGGTGGACCTGCTGGACGAGGCGATCGACCGTGCCTCGGCCGTGGTCCGCGAGAAGGCCCAGGACCTCACGGAGGAGGAGATCACCGAGCGGGGTGCCCAGGTGGGCATCGGTGCGGTGAAGTACGCGGACCTGTCGACCTCCGCGGCCCGCGACTACAAGTTCGACCTGGACCAGATGGTCTCGCTCAACGGCGACACGTCCGTGTACCTCCAGTACGCGTACGCCCGTATCCAGTCCATCCTGCGGAAGGCCGGGGACGCCAAGCCGGCCGCCCACCCGGAGCTGGAACTGGCGCCGTCGGAGCGGGCCCTCGGCCTGCACGTGGACGGCTTCGGCGAGGTGATCGCGGAGACCGCGGCGGAGTACGCCCCGCACAAGCTGGCCGCGTACCTCTACCAGCTGGCGTCGCTGTACACGACGTTCTACTCGGAGTGCCCCGTCCTCAAGGCGGACACCCCGGAGCAGGTCGAGAACCGCCTCTTCCTCTGCGACCTGACGGCCCGCACGCTCCACCAGGGCATGGCCCTGCTCGGCATCCGGACGCCCGAGCGCCTCTGA
- a CDS encoding helix-turn-helix transcriptional regulator, with the protein MDTGDRFAGLLKGLKERSGLSYGALAKRLHVSTSTLHRYCNGDAVPTDFAPVERLGRLCGATREELVALHRAWIVADENRGRSGEPVVEPVTPLAEPAVGSEEPVEPLVVVTPEAVEQGAAPTRGRFRSGLAAVAVVALVVPGAYLVVARDGEKEPSEGAVAAPAPLNAGVSSYNWTAPCGQYYVLDQKPEHVPPPPPPQDTRPWARALGGVDGGHMQLQVTVTGRTQEPVVLSRLGVRVVERGRPPERAAYSMGDGCGSGVTPQTFDVDLDAPRPYVKAVAGQDGDRVVPAKDFPYKVATGDPQVLNLDVHTEEHAVAWYLELEWSTGDRKGTVRIDDGGQPFRTQAVEGRTVYGYWPDKGEWVAQQ; encoded by the coding sequence ATGGACACCGGGGACCGGTTCGCCGGACTGCTGAAGGGGCTCAAGGAGCGGTCGGGGCTCAGTTACGGGGCGCTCGCCAAGCGGCTCCACGTCAGCACCTCCACCCTCCACCGGTACTGCAACGGCGATGCCGTCCCGACCGACTTCGCGCCCGTGGAACGGCTCGGCCGACTGTGCGGGGCCACCCGGGAGGAGCTCGTCGCCCTGCACCGCGCCTGGATCGTCGCCGACGAGAACCGGGGGCGCAGTGGCGAGCCGGTCGTCGAGCCCGTGACGCCGCTCGCCGAACCGGCTGTCGGATCCGAGGAGCCGGTCGAGCCCCTCGTCGTCGTGACGCCGGAGGCCGTCGAGCAGGGCGCCGCGCCCACCCGCGGGCGGTTCCGGAGCGGTCTCGCCGCCGTGGCGGTCGTCGCCCTCGTCGTGCCCGGTGCCTACCTCGTGGTGGCGCGGGACGGGGAGAAGGAGCCGAGCGAGGGAGCGGTCGCCGCGCCGGCTCCGCTGAACGCCGGCGTCAGCTCGTACAACTGGACCGCCCCCTGCGGCCAGTACTACGTCCTCGACCAGAAGCCGGAGCACGTCCCGCCGCCGCCCCCGCCGCAGGACACCCGCCCGTGGGCCCGCGCGCTCGGCGGCGTCGACGGCGGGCACATGCAGCTCCAGGTCACCGTCACCGGCCGCACCCAGGAACCGGTCGTGCTGTCGCGGCTCGGCGTGCGGGTCGTCGAGCGCGGCCGGCCGCCGGAGCGGGCCGCGTACTCCATGGGCGACGGCTGCGGCAGCGGGGTCACCCCGCAGACCTTCGACGTCGACCTCGACGCTCCCCGGCCGTACGTGAAGGCCGTCGCCGGGCAGGACGGCGACCGGGTCGTGCCCGCGAAGGACTTCCCGTACAAGGTCGCCACCGGGGACCCGCAGGTCCTCAACCTCGACGTCCACACCGAGGAGCACGCCGTCGCCTGGTACCTGGAGCTGGAGTGGAGCACCGGCGACCGGAAGGGGACCGTACGGATCGACGACGGCGGACAGCCGTTCCGTACGCAGGCCGTCGAGGGCCGTACGGTCTACGGCTACTGGCCCGACAAGGGCGAGTGGGTCGCTCAGCAGTGA
- a CDS encoding DUF4232 domain-containing protein, translating to MRTTVRRLALPAAALAAALALTACQSSDQEAAPVPAPAQPTQTTPRATPTQAPATPTTAPTTAPATTAPRRTTAPPATSSAPAPRPTTAGNDKGDDGAGHDDAGTLRPCTAGDVKVVASKVTRPLNHLALTVTNTGARPCDAVGAPLVGFDHSQAPIRIVEESKPQAVVRLAPGESAYASLILTGEPGEDTHGMTVRTIKVNLTADSMVTVTAPEGTYVDDGAAVSYWQREFEDALQF from the coding sequence ATGCGTACGACCGTCCGCCGCCTCGCCCTGCCCGCCGCCGCCCTGGCCGCGGCTCTCGCCCTCACGGCCTGCCAGTCGTCCGACCAGGAGGCGGCGCCGGTCCCGGCACCCGCGCAGCCCACCCAGACCACGCCCCGGGCCACGCCCACGCAGGCCCCGGCCACGCCCACCACCGCACCCACGACGGCCCCGGCGACGACGGCCCCGCGCCGGACGACCGCACCGCCGGCCACGTCCTCAGCCCCGGCCCCCCGCCCCACCACCGCCGGGAACGACAAGGGCGACGACGGTGCCGGCCACGACGACGCCGGAACCCTCCGTCCCTGCACCGCCGGCGACGTGAAGGTGGTGGCGAGCAAGGTCACCCGCCCGCTCAACCATCTGGCGCTGACCGTCACCAACACCGGCGCCCGCCCCTGCGACGCCGTCGGCGCGCCGCTGGTCGGCTTCGACCACAGCCAGGCGCCGATCAGGATCGTCGAGGAGAGCAAGCCGCAGGCCGTGGTGCGCCTGGCGCCCGGGGAGTCCGCCTACGCCTCCCTGATCCTGACCGGGGAGCCGGGCGAGGACACCCACGGCATGACCGTCCGCACGATCAAGGTGAACCTGACCGCCGACAGCATGGTGACGGTGACGGCGCCGGAGGGCACGTACGTGGACGACGGCGCCGCCGTCTCGTACTGGCAGCGGGAGTTCGAGGACGCCCTCCAGTTCTAG
- a CDS encoding DUF1876 domain-containing protein has protein sequence MHTLVGWHVEMEFKEEGDRTRAAAMVRLTDGTEFRAHGTANRHPSDPDQLRVGEEIAGARALMDLASQLLQKAHAEIDEASGRTSYPINR, from the coding sequence ATGCACACGCTTGTCGGATGGCATGTGGAGATGGAGTTCAAGGAGGAGGGCGACCGCACGCGGGCCGCGGCCATGGTCCGGCTCACCGACGGCACCGAGTTCCGGGCCCACGGCACCGCGAACCGGCACCCCTCCGATCCGGACCAGCTCAGGGTGGGCGAGGAGATCGCCGGCGCCCGCGCGCTGATGGACCTGGCCTCGCAGCTGCTCCAGAAGGCGCACGCGGAGATCGACGAGGCCTCCGGCCGGACGTCGTACCCGATCAACCGCTAG
- a CDS encoding DUF4253 domain-containing protein, whose product MAMIPNQLPRLASDPAGGSLGLDLPPGALTGPADDPTFWSGHAPAGPGGWDALRPAARTAGLLPVLLGGDDDLAAWHLMPEEVSDPADHDAEEVLAELWEEYLASEISEEERDAAVTAAVEELFGEQPEYAEVVAPYAAGWPGLAPAWPARTDPDRAAAAAAEALTRPGSWMEEARPALVPARRSADIPAVIGWSGPLNHEEDVARLCAVLRSWEDRFGTRVVALGPATLVVSVAAPPRTVEEAEALAAEHFAFCPDNITQGDHETLRAYAREALLNVPVWTFWWD is encoded by the coding sequence ATGGCGATGATCCCGAACCAGCTGCCCCGGCTCGCGTCCGACCCCGCGGGCGGTTCCCTCGGCCTCGACCTGCCGCCGGGCGCCCTCACCGGTCCGGCGGACGACCCGACCTTCTGGTCGGGACACGCCCCGGCGGGTCCCGGCGGCTGGGACGCCCTGCGCCCGGCGGCCCGCACGGCGGGGCTGCTGCCGGTGCTGCTGGGCGGCGACGACGACCTGGCCGCGTGGCACCTGATGCCGGAGGAGGTGAGCGACCCGGCGGACCACGACGCCGAGGAGGTGCTCGCCGAGCTCTGGGAGGAGTACCTGGCCTCGGAGATATCCGAGGAGGAGCGGGACGCCGCCGTGACCGCCGCCGTCGAGGAGCTGTTCGGCGAGCAGCCCGAGTACGCGGAGGTCGTGGCGCCGTACGCGGCGGGCTGGCCGGGTCTGGCCCCGGCGTGGCCCGCGCGCACCGACCCGGACCGGGCGGCGGCCGCGGCGGCCGAGGCGCTGACGAGGCCGGGCTCCTGGATGGAGGAAGCCCGGCCGGCGCTGGTCCCGGCGCGGCGCAGCGCCGACATACCGGCGGTCATCGGCTGGTCGGGGCCGCTGAACCACGAGGAGGACGTGGCGCGCCTGTGCGCGGTGCTGCGCTCCTGGGAGGACCGCTTCGGCACCCGGGTCGTGGCGCTCGGCCCCGCCACCCTGGTGGTCTCGGTGGCCGCCCCGCCCCGGACCGTGGAGGAGGCCGAGGCGCTGGCGGCGGAGCACTTCGCGTTCTGCCCGGACAACATCACGCAGGGCGACCACGAGACCCTGCGCGCGTACGCCCGCGAGGCCCTGCTGAACGTCCCCGTCTGGACCTTCTGGTGGGACTAG
- the hemB gene encoding porphobilinogen synthase — MNSYGSFPGARPRRLRTTPAMRRMVAETRLDPADLILPAFVREGVTEPVPIGAMPGVVQHTRDTLRRAAVEAVEAGVSGIMLFGVPEEAKKDGLGTAGTDPDGILQVAIRDVRAEVGDELVIMSDLCLDEFTDHGHCGVLDDQGRVDNDATLERYAEMAQVQADAGVHVVGPSGMMDGQVGVVRDALDTIGKEDVAILAYTAKYSSAFYGPFREAVGSSLKGDRKTYQQDPANLRESMRELALDLEEGADMVMVKPAGPYLDVLAKVAESVDVPVAAYQISGEYAMVEAAAEKGWIDREKAILETLTGIRRAGAGMILTYWATEAARMISAGRR; from the coding sequence ATGAACTCGTATGGAAGCTTTCCGGGGGCGCGGCCGCGACGGCTGCGAACGACGCCCGCCATGCGGCGGATGGTGGCCGAGACCCGCCTGGACCCGGCCGACCTGATCCTGCCCGCGTTCGTGCGCGAGGGCGTCACCGAGCCCGTGCCGATCGGCGCGATGCCCGGCGTCGTGCAGCACACGCGGGACACGCTGCGCCGCGCCGCCGTGGAGGCGGTCGAGGCGGGCGTCTCCGGGATCATGCTGTTCGGCGTGCCGGAGGAGGCCAAGAAGGACGGCCTCGGCACGGCCGGGACCGACCCGGACGGGATCCTCCAGGTCGCCATCAGGGACGTCCGCGCCGAGGTCGGCGACGAGCTCGTGATCATGTCCGACCTGTGCCTCGACGAGTTCACCGACCACGGCCACTGCGGCGTCCTCGACGACCAGGGGCGGGTCGACAACGACGCCACCCTGGAGCGGTACGCCGAGATGGCTCAGGTCCAGGCCGACGCCGGCGTCCACGTCGTGGGGCCCTCCGGGATGATGGACGGCCAGGTCGGCGTCGTCCGGGACGCCCTGGACACCATCGGCAAGGAGGACGTGGCGATCCTCGCGTACACGGCGAAGTACTCCTCCGCCTTCTACGGCCCCTTTCGCGAGGCCGTCGGCTCGTCCCTGAAGGGCGACCGCAAGACCTACCAGCAGGACCCCGCCAACCTCCGCGAGTCCATGCGCGAGCTCGCGCTGGACCTGGAGGAGGGCGCGGACATGGTGATGGTGAAGCCCGCCGGGCCCTACCTGGACGTGCTCGCGAAGGTCGCCGAGTCCGTGGACGTGCCGGTCGCCGCGTACCAGATCAGCGGCGAGTACGCGATGGTCGAGGCCGCCGCCGAGAAGGGCTGGATCGACCGCGAGAAGGCGATCCTGGAGACCCTCACCGGCATCCGCCGGGCCGGCGCCGGCATGATCCTCACCTACTGGGCCACCGAGGCCGCCCGGATGATCTCCGCCGGCCGCCGCTGA